The sequence below is a genomic window from Brevibacillus agri.
ATCATCCCAGTCGTAGGCTGCCACCCATTGGCGCAGGGCCATTCGCTTTTCATGCTCCGCGATCAGTTCAGCAACGATGTCATGCTCACGCCCGAGCTTTCTGGAAACTGTACTCGCCACCTCTGGAAATACCCAGGCACCGAAAGGATTTTGCATCAGCGTTCCATCCAAATCCAAAGTAATCCAGCGCTTGTTCATCGCTCTCCCCCTCTCCCGTAAACGGCCAGGACGCGTTCATCCGTAGACAAAAGCTACTGCCATAACTGTCCAGCAGCAAAAGCCCCCCACTCCTCATCGTATTCACCAGTCGCCAAAAAGCGCCCACAGCAGAAACTCCGGCCTCACCCCGCTCTTTTGGCGCAAGCAGGTTTCCGCACATTAAAAAAGAGACAGACTAATGTCTGCCTCTTTTTGCAGAAAACGGCGAACCGCTTTCTTACATCATGCCCATGCCGCCCATGCCACCCATGTCTGGCATGCCCATAGGCGATTTGTTTTCTTCTGGTTTGTCAGCAATTACTGCTTCTGTAGTCAGGAACATAGCTGCTACAGATGCAGCGTTGGACAGTGCGGAGCGAGTTACTTTCGCTGCGTCAACGATACCAGCTTCGAGCATGTTTACATACTCTTCGGTAGCTGCGTTGAAACCAATGCCCACTGCTTCTTTTTTCAGGCGCTCTACGATTACAGAACCTTCCAGTCCTGCGTTCGCAGCGATTTGACGAACCGGCTCTTCCAGGGAACGGAGTACGATTTGTACACCTACAGCCTCTTCGCCTTCTACTTTGATTGCTTCTACCGCTTTGATCGCGTTAATCAGAGTAGTACCACCGCCAGGTACGATACCTTCTTCTACTGCAGCGCGAGTAGAGTTCAGAGCGTCCTCGATGCGGAGTTTTTTCTCTTTCAGTTCGGTTTCAGTAGCTGCACCGACTTTGATAACTGCTACGCCGCCAGCCAGTTTAGCCAGACGCTCTTGCAGTTTTTCGCGATCGAAGTCGGAAGTAGTGTCTTCGATTTGTTGACGGATTTGGGATACGCGGCTTTCGATAGCTGCTTTGTCGCCAGCACCTTCAACGATGGTTGTGTTTTCTTTGGTAACCACGATTTTGCCAGCGCGGCCCAGTTGCTCCAGCTTAGTGGATTTCAGGTCCAGACCCAGCTCTTCTGTGATTACTTCGCCGCCAGTCAGAGCAGCGATGTCTTGCAGCATAGCTTTGCGGCGATCGCCGAAGCCAGGAGCTTTCACCGCTACGGCTGTGAAGGTACCACGCAGTTTGTTCACTACGAGAGTAGCCAGCGCTTCGCCTTCCACGTCTTCTGCGATAATCAGGAGCGGTTTGCCGCTTTGTACCACTTGCTCCAGT
It includes:
- the groL gene encoding chaperonin GroEL (60 kDa chaperone family; promotes refolding of misfolded polypeptides especially under stressful conditions; forms two stacked rings of heptamers to form a barrel-shaped 14mer; ends can be capped by GroES; misfolded proteins enter the barrel where they are refolded when GroES binds) — encoded protein: MAKQVKFSEDARRSMLRGVETLANAVKVTLGPKGRNVVLEKKFGSPLITNDGVTIAKEIELEDAYENMGAQLVKEVATKTNDIAGDGTTTATVLAAAMIREGLKNVTAGANPMVIRRGMEKAVRAAVEEIKSIAKPVENKSSIAQVAAISADDQEVGNLIAEAMEKVGKDGVITVEESKGFVTELEVVEGMQFDRGYASPYMITDTDKMEAVLNNPYILITDKKISNIQEVLPVLEQVVQSGKPLLIIAEDVEGEALATLVVNKLRGTFTAVAVKAPGFGDRRKAMLQDIAALTGGEVITEELGLDLKSTKLEQLGRAGKIVVTKENTTIVEGAGDKAAIESRVSQIRQQIEDTTSDFDREKLQERLAKLAGGVAVIKVGAATETELKEKKLRIEDALNSTRAAVEEGIVPGGGTTLINAIKAVEAIKVEGEEAVGVQIVLRSLEEPVRQIAANAGLEGSVIVERLKKEAVGIGFNAATEEYVNMLEAGIVDAAKVTRSALSNAASVAAMFLTTEAVIADKPEENKSPMGMPDMGGMGGMGMM